TTTTGTTTGCCCTTGGAACTGAAGGTACCTTTGTTGCCCGTACAATTGATCGTGATCCAAAACATCAACAAGCAATTTATAAACGTGCTTATGATCATAAAGGAACTTCATTTGTAGAAATTTACCAAAACTGTAATATCTTTAATGATGGTGCTTTCTTTCAATATACTGAGAAAGATGTTAAAAGTGATAACGTTGTCAATATTGAGCATGGTAAACCACTTATTTTCGGAAAAGATAGTAATAAAGGTATAAAATTAGACGGCTTTATTCCACATGTTGTATCTCTAACTGACGGGACACATTCTGTGAATGATCTTCTAATATATGATGAAACAAGTTTTGAATTAGCTTGTATTGTTGCTAGAATGGGGGATATGGAAGGATTTCCAACTCCAATAGGAGTGTTTCTTGCAAAAGAACGACTAACTTATGAAGTAGTTGCTCAAGATCAATTAACTGCTGCAAAAAATAAACTTGGTAATGGAGATCTTGAAAAACTTCTCAATTTTGGTGAGACTTGGGTTGTATCTTAAAACTCAATTATAAATTTACGAAGGCTTGTTCAGATTAATTTATGGACAAGCTTTTTTTTATCATAAAATATATTTTATGATATTCAAGTTATATAGTTATTATTTTTGGTTTGAATTATTAAGATTCATATACTCTTCCTTTCCATATAACACCTTTTTGAGTTAATAGAAATGGAACAACCAATGCTTGAAATAAAAAATAAAATTCAAATAATAAA
Above is a window of Chlorobiota bacterium DNA encoding:
- a CDS encoding 2-oxoacid:ferredoxin oxidoreductase subunit beta, with the protein product MENQNGTNSLNIEIPVYTAKDFESGADVRWCPGCGDYAILAMVQRTLPGIQRKKEDYAFVSGIGCSSRFPYYMSSYGFHSIHGRAAAVASGLKVTRPELSVWIVTGDGDGLSIGGNHTLHLIRRNIDCVLLLFNNRIYGLTKGQYSPTSEEGKKTKSTPFGSVDHPLNPLLFALGTEGTFVARTIDRDPKHQQAIYKRAYDHKGTSFVEIYQNCNIFNDGAFFQYTEKDVKSDNVVNIEHGKPLIFGKDSNKGIKLDGFIPHVVSLTDGTHSVNDLLIYDETSFELACIVARMGDMEGFPTPIGVFLAKERLTYEVVAQDQLTAAKNKLGNGDLEKLLNFGETWVVS